A single window of Syntrophus aciditrophicus SB DNA harbors:
- a CDS encoding flavodoxin family protein produces the protein MKVIAFNGSARKDGNTAILINYALSGLKKEGIETETFNLSGRTLRGCTACGKCFETRDKRCAVKEDVLNECLEKMVEADGILLGSPTYFADVSAEMKALIERAGFVAKANGDMLRRKVGAAVVAVRRAGSIHAFNTLNNFFLISQMIIPGSNYWNMGIGLDKGDVESDQEGIYTMRLLGENMAWLLKKLRT, from the coding sequence ATGAAGGTTATTGCATTCAACGGCAGTGCTCGCAAAGATGGAAATACCGCCATTCTCATCAATTATGCGTTGAGCGGATTAAAGAAGGAAGGCATTGAAACGGAAACATTCAACTTGAGCGGCAGGACTCTCCGGGGTTGCACCGCCTGCGGAAAATGCTTCGAAACCCGGGATAAACGGTGTGCGGTCAAAGAAGACGTCCTGAACGAGTGCCTCGAGAAGATGGTTGAGGCCGACGGCATTCTGCTGGGATCGCCGACCTATTTCGCCGATGTCAGCGCCGAAATGAAGGCTTTGATCGAGCGAGCCGGTTTTGTCGCCAAGGCAAACGGGGATATGCTCCGGCGCAAGGTGGGCGCCGCGGTCGTTGCTGTCCGTCGGGCGGGCAGCATCCACGCATTCAATACGCTCAACAATTTTTTCCTGATCAGCCAGATGATCATCCCGGGTTCCAACTACTGGAACATGGGAATCGGTCTGGACAAGGGCGATGTGGAATCGGATCAGGAGGGAATTTACACGATGAGGCTGCTGGGTGAAAACATGGCGTGGTTGCTGAAAAAACTGAGGACCTGA
- a CDS encoding methylated-DNA--[protein]-cysteine S-methyltransferase — MAHIRVDELMNQEATHTPAFCLRDTPFGPVAVLWSVHGGEPKIGRILLSAPEISAGQAVRALFPHSRGASCEEIGLILDQIAAFLGGEDSRFSLDSLRLDLCTAFQKRVLLADYAIPRGRISTYGLIAKHLDNPKGARAVGTALANNPFPLVVPCHRAIRSDGSLGGFQYGLEMKRKLLEMEGIVFQDKNHVATQDFFYRDEAGRVGEKEHSGKLIVNETLNAQQRHWENTFSEAEDLFGIEPSEPARIAVELFLKEGKRRILELGGGQGRDALFFASQGFQVDVLDYSEQSITTIAEKARQMGLSDKVKAIRHDIREPLPFEDGIFDACFSHMLYCMALTTAELERLSSEVRRVLRPAGLNIYTVRHTGDAHYGAGISRGEDLYEVGGFIVHFFTREKVERLAGGYDLVGIDEFEEGDLPRKLFRVTLRKKDWVSAS, encoded by the coding sequence ATGGCCCATATTCGAGTTGATGAACTGATGAATCAGGAAGCAACTCATACCCCGGCGTTCTGTCTTCGCGACACACCCTTTGGCCCTGTGGCCGTACTGTGGTCGGTTCATGGAGGCGAACCGAAGATCGGCCGCATCCTGCTGTCCGCTCCGGAAATCTCAGCCGGGCAGGCTGTCCGGGCGCTTTTCCCTCATTCCAGGGGCGCTTCCTGTGAGGAGATCGGCCTGATCCTCGATCAGATCGCGGCTTTTCTGGGCGGCGAGGATTCTCGATTTTCTCTCGACAGCCTTCGCCTTGATCTCTGTACCGCCTTTCAAAAGAGAGTTCTGCTCGCCGATTATGCCATACCCCGGGGCCGGATCAGCACATACGGATTGATTGCGAAACACCTGGATAACCCGAAAGGAGCCCGAGCCGTGGGAACCGCCCTGGCGAACAATCCCTTCCCTCTTGTGGTTCCCTGTCACCGCGCGATCCGTTCCGATGGAAGTCTGGGAGGCTTCCAATACGGTCTGGAAATGAAAAGAAAATTGCTGGAGATGGAAGGGATTGTCTTTCAGGATAAAAATCATGTCGCAACGCAGGATTTCTTCTATCGGGATGAAGCTGGAAGAGTCGGGGAAAAGGAGCATAGCGGAAAACTGATCGTGAATGAGACGCTGAATGCGCAGCAGAGGCACTGGGAAAACACATTTTCTGAAGCAGAAGACCTGTTCGGCATTGAACCCAGTGAGCCGGCGCGGATTGCCGTGGAGCTGTTTCTGAAAGAAGGAAAAAGGAGGATCCTCGAACTGGGGGGAGGGCAGGGCCGGGATGCCCTGTTCTTTGCCAGCCAGGGGTTCCAGGTGGATGTCCTCGATTATTCCGAACAGTCGATAACAACTATTGCGGAAAAGGCCCGGCAAATGGGTTTGTCCGACAAAGTGAAGGCCATCCGGCATGACATCCGGGAGCCGCTTCCCTTTGAAGATGGGATTTTCGATGCCTGCTTTTCGCACATGCTCTACTGTATGGCGTTGACGACTGCTGAACTGGAAAGACTGTCCAGCGAAGTGCGTCGGGTCCTGCGTCCCGCTGGGCTGAACATCTACACGGTTCGTCACACCGGCGATGCGCATTACGGCGCCGGCATCTCCCGGGGCGAGGATCTGTATGAGGTCGGCGGTTTTATCGTCCATTTTTTCACCAGGGAAAAGGTCGAACGACTGGCCGGAGGCTATGATCTGGTCGGCATCGACGAATTCGAAGAAGGCGACCTTCCCCGAAAACTGTTCCGGGTGACCCTGAGAAAGAAGGATTGGGTTTCGGCCTCGTAA
- a CDS encoding nitroreductase family protein, which produces MNTLFEIDIQKCKRDGICAAVCPLKLITVSEEDKLPVPIDRAEKQCIRCGHCVAVCPYGALSLNTMKPEQCLPVDTTMLPSAEQVKCFLTNRRSIRIYKKQPVDREILADIIDTARYAPTAVNLQPVNWLVIQDAGDVNRLAGLVIDWMRSVIREDPKLAKGLGMERFVSDWEKGEDRICRGAPHLIITHAPSAIGASQSSCIIALTCMELAAFSKGLGACWAGFFTRAANACPSIMEALNLPEGHEVFGAMMIGYPDVRYYRIPLRKKAAVTWR; this is translated from the coding sequence ATGAATACCCTTTTTGAAATCGATATTCAGAAATGCAAACGTGATGGAATCTGTGCGGCGGTATGCCCGTTGAAACTGATTACGGTCAGTGAAGAAGACAAACTTCCCGTCCCTATCGATCGAGCGGAAAAACAGTGTATCCGCTGTGGTCATTGTGTGGCCGTCTGCCCTTACGGCGCCCTGTCTCTGAATACAATGAAACCGGAGCAGTGCCTGCCGGTCGACACGACGATGCTGCCCTCCGCGGAACAGGTCAAGTGCTTCCTGACGAACCGGAGATCGATTCGAATCTACAAAAAACAGCCCGTCGATCGGGAAATTCTGGCCGACATCATCGATACGGCCCGCTACGCCCCGACAGCGGTCAATCTGCAGCCGGTAAACTGGCTGGTCATACAGGATGCCGGGGATGTGAATCGCCTGGCCGGTCTGGTCATTGACTGGATGCGGTCGGTCATCAGGGAAGATCCGAAACTGGCGAAAGGCCTGGGGATGGAGCGGTTTGTCTCCGATTGGGAGAAGGGGGAAGATCGGATCTGTCGCGGAGCGCCCCATCTCATCATTACCCATGCTCCGTCAGCCATTGGCGCGTCCCAGAGTTCCTGTATTATCGCCCTGACCTGTATGGAGCTTGCAGCGTTTTCAAAAGGTCTGGGTGCGTGCTGGGCAGGCTTTTTCACGAGAGCCGCCAATGCCTGTCCTTCAATCATGGAGGCGCTCAACCTTCCGGAAGGTCATGAAGTTTTCGGGGCCATGATGATCGGTTATCCTGATGTCCGATATTACCGCATTCCCCTGAGAAAAAAAGCCGCGGTCACCTGGCGGTAG
- a CDS encoding surface-adhesin E family protein, with product MKNQKWTPGRLEGDLRSGKGIVMKIIRPIILLSFLLALVVSWGCSNDGKVDDQLPKPSPPAAASSDWLEYGRSNKGDVYSYNKTSIKQRTADVLQVWEKKIISDKSREEDIEYYRSQRLSTKGYEKLSYKLILQEIDCKKKTYRILSIIEHDTDDHVLDSLSFDKPDWGSITPGSVIDALRGKVCKKQ from the coding sequence ATGAAAAATCAGAAATGGACGCCCGGTCGACTCGAGGGTGATTTGCGTTCAGGAAAGGGGATCGTTATGAAAATAATCAGACCCATAATTTTATTGTCGTTTCTTCTCGCCCTGGTCGTTTCCTGGGGATGTTCCAATGATGGTAAAGTGGATGATCAGTTACCCAAACCTTCTCCGCCCGCTGCCGCTTCCTCTGACTGGCTGGAATATGGGAGGAGTAATAAAGGGGATGTTTATTCATACAATAAGACAAGTATAAAACAGAGAACGGCAGATGTGCTTCAGGTATGGGAGAAAAAAATAATTTCAGATAAAAGCAGAGAAGAAGATATTGAATATTACAGGAGCCAGCGACTTTCAACAAAAGGATATGAAAAGCTTTCTTATAAACTTATTTTACAGGAAATAGACTGTAAGAAAAAAACGTATCGTATTTTATCTATTATTGAACATGATACGGATGATCATGTATTGGATAGTCTTTCCTTTGATAAACCGGACTGGGGTTCTATAACTCCTGGTTCCGTAATCGATGCATTACGGGGAAAGGTCTGTAAAAAACAATAA
- a CDS encoding CTP synthase, with amino-acid sequence MRTKYIFITGGVLSSLGKGLAAASIAAVLECRGLRVTNQKLDPYINVDPGTMSPFQHGEVFVTDDGAETDLDLGHYERFTSTRMGKSNNLTTGQVYFSVITKERRGDYLGKTVQVIPHITNEIKDYIRQSSEGFDVALIEIGGTVGDIESLPFLEAIRQFRNEVGKQNAIFIHLTWVPFIKTAGEVKTKPTQHSVKALREIGIQPDILLCRTEEFLSEDIKAKIALFCNVEEAAVFTAKDVSCIYEVPLIYHREGLDQKIVDLLNIWTGQPHLEAWENVVQKITSPSYEVNIAIVGKYVNLTDSYKSLNEALVHGGIGNDCQVNLRFVDSEKIEKDGLNHQLENVDGILVPGGFGNRGIEGMIQVIRYARENKVPFFGICLGMQMAVVEFARHVCGLEKANSSEFDENTPHPVIDLLPEQKAVQEMGASMRLGSYPCRLSDASLACEAYGEVEIGERHRHRYEFNRDYQERLEACGLRITGRSPDGRLVEIVEIKDHPWFLGCQFHPEFKSRPTEPHPLFQRFIEAALRYRKKRAEDQ; translated from the coding sequence ATGAGAACAAAATATATCTTTATTACCGGAGGCGTCCTGTCATCCCTGGGCAAAGGACTGGCTGCGGCATCCATAGCCGCGGTACTGGAGTGCCGGGGGTTACGGGTGACCAATCAGAAGCTGGACCCTTACATCAATGTCGATCCCGGAACGATGAGTCCCTTTCAGCACGGCGAGGTCTTTGTCACTGATGACGGCGCCGAAACCGATCTGGACCTGGGCCATTATGAGAGGTTTACCTCAACGCGCATGGGAAAAAGCAACAACCTGACGACCGGCCAGGTTTACTTCTCGGTCATCACCAAGGAACGGCGCGGGGACTATCTCGGCAAAACCGTTCAGGTGATTCCCCATATCACGAACGAGATCAAGGATTACATCCGCCAGTCTTCGGAAGGCTTTGACGTCGCCCTGATAGAAATCGGCGGAACCGTGGGCGATATCGAAAGCCTCCCCTTCCTGGAGGCCATCCGTCAGTTCCGCAACGAAGTGGGCAAACAGAACGCCATCTTCATTCACCTCACCTGGGTGCCTTTCATCAAAACCGCCGGAGAAGTAAAAACCAAACCCACACAGCACAGCGTCAAGGCCCTCCGGGAAATCGGAATTCAGCCGGACATCCTGCTCTGCCGGACGGAAGAATTCCTGTCGGAAGATATCAAAGCCAAGATCGCCCTGTTCTGCAACGTGGAAGAGGCCGCCGTCTTTACGGCGAAGGATGTGAGCTGCATCTATGAAGTGCCGCTGATCTACCATCGGGAAGGGCTCGATCAGAAGATCGTCGATCTGCTCAACATCTGGACAGGGCAACCCCATCTGGAAGCCTGGGAAAATGTCGTGCAGAAGATCACGTCACCGTCTTATGAGGTCAATATCGCCATCGTGGGCAAGTATGTGAACCTTACCGATTCCTATAAAAGTCTCAACGAAGCCCTGGTGCACGGAGGCATCGGCAACGACTGTCAGGTCAACCTGCGTTTCGTGGATTCGGAAAAGATTGAAAAAGACGGGCTCAATCACCAGTTGGAAAATGTGGACGGCATCCTGGTTCCCGGCGGATTCGGCAATCGGGGCATTGAAGGGATGATTCAGGTCATCCGCTATGCACGGGAAAACAAGGTGCCTTTTTTCGGCATCTGTCTGGGGATGCAGATGGCCGTTGTGGAATTCGCCCGCCACGTCTGTGGGCTGGAAAAGGCGAACAGCTCGGAATTCGACGAAAACACCCCTCATCCGGTGATCGACCTGCTCCCGGAGCAGAAAGCCGTTCAGGAAATGGGGGCTTCCATGCGCCTGGGTTCCTACCCCTGCCGCCTGTCCGATGCTTCTCTGGCCTGTGAGGCCTATGGCGAGGTGGAAATCGGGGAGCGTCACCGCCACCGCTATGAGTTCAACCGGGATTATCAGGAACGTCTGGAGGCCTGCGGACTGCGCATCACGGGGCGTTCACCGGACGGCCGGCTGGTTGAAATCGTGGAGATCAAGGATCATCCCTGGTTCCTCGGCTGTCAGTTCCATCCGGAATTCAAATCCCGGCCGACGGAACCTCACCCGCTTTTCCAGCGATTCATCGAAGCCGCCCTTCGCTACCGCAAAAAACGCGCGGAGGACCAGTAA
- a CDS encoding ATP-binding protein translates to MISRTLTDKILSLARQFPVVSITGPRQSGKTTLARMAFPDYTYVSLEEPDEKDFAATDPKGFLKRFTGGVILDEIQRAPMLLSYIQVIVDSEDFPGHFILTGSQQLPLMGRISQTLAGRTAVVHLLPFSLDELLTRPSADPLSIDRLPAAREKPPFELETILHTGLYPRIHDKGLIARDWLSSYYQTYVERDVRDISNIGNLDAFQRFVRLCAGRSGQLLNLSSLAVDCGISHTTARQWISVLQAGFILHLLPPHHANFSKRLIKSPKLYFLDTGLLCFLLRIREPSDLVTHALRGPIFETFVFSELFKAFAHRGEIPPLFFWRDRTGHEVDLVIDAGQKLIPLEIKSGRTVNASFFEGLRYFCALGSPASETGVLVHAGDATYARKNFIVLPWFL, encoded by the coding sequence ATGATAAGTCGAACGCTAACGGATAAAATACTTTCTCTTGCCCGGCAGTTTCCTGTCGTCTCGATTACCGGTCCCCGGCAATCGGGGAAAACGACCCTTGCCAGAATGGCATTTCCCGATTATACCTACGTCAGCCTGGAAGAACCGGATGAGAAGGATTTTGCCGCAACCGATCCGAAAGGATTCCTCAAACGTTTCACGGGCGGTGTGATTCTGGATGAAATCCAGCGGGCGCCGATGCTTCTCTCCTATATCCAGGTCATTGTGGACAGCGAGGATTTTCCGGGACATTTCATTCTCACGGGATCGCAGCAACTGCCTCTCATGGGCCGGATCAGTCAGACCCTGGCCGGTCGGACGGCCGTTGTTCATCTTTTGCCCTTCAGTCTTGATGAACTGCTGACTCGACCTTCCGCTGATCCCCTCAGCATTGACCGTCTCCCGGCAGCCCGAGAGAAACCTCCTTTCGAGCTGGAAACGATTCTGCATACGGGATTGTATCCCCGCATTCATGACAAGGGACTGATCGCCCGGGATTGGCTTTCTTCTTATTACCAGACGTACGTGGAAAGAGATGTCCGAGATATCTCCAATATCGGCAATCTCGACGCCTTTCAACGGTTTGTCCGGCTCTGTGCCGGGCGATCAGGGCAACTGCTCAATCTCTCTTCACTGGCTGTCGATTGCGGGATTTCCCATACGACAGCGCGGCAATGGATTTCCGTCCTCCAGGCCGGATTCATTCTTCACCTGCTTCCGCCTCATCACGCCAACTTCTCCAAGCGCTTGATCAAAAGCCCGAAACTGTATTTTCTCGACACGGGGCTTCTCTGCTTTCTGCTGAGAATCCGGGAGCCGTCCGACCTCGTGACCCACGCCCTGAGAGGGCCGATTTTCGAGACCTTTGTTTTTTCTGAGCTGTTCAAGGCGTTTGCCCATCGGGGAGAGATACCCCCTCTCTTTTTCTGGCGGGATCGGACAGGTCATGAGGTTGATCTGGTTATCGATGCAGGTCAAAAACTGATTCCTCTGGAGATCAAGTCCGGCCGGACCGTCAATGCCTCGTTTTTTGAGGGTCTCCGTTACTTCTGTGCTCTCGGCTCCCCCGCCTCCGAGACCGGCGTTCTCGTTCACGCCGGCGATGCGACTTATGCGCGGAAGAATTTTATCGTTCTTCCCTGGTTTCTTTAA
- a CDS encoding NAD(P)/FAD-dependent oxidoreductase — translation MEYEVIIVGAGPGGIFAALTLADLGIEPVLVIEKGKDLSDRRRGKSQDMLCGWGGAGAYSDGKLTLSPEVGGFLNDYVEPNALRELLSHTDAIYVAHGAPDRLYGGSSDAVKDLADRARIADLELVPMQVRHIGTENCSVVLQSLQRSLTGRVDVRTCTPVEKLLTENGQISGVELASGQRIRSRYVLAAPGRSGSRWMKREAELLGLKNRPSPVDIGVRVELPAIVLKDITDVIYESKLIHYSKTFDDKVRTFCMNPYGEVVCEESGDVAAVNGHSYTEARSENTNFAILVSSIFTEPFDDPIGYGRYIARLANLLGNGVIVQRLGDLLSGRRSTPSRIARCLTRPTLSNATPGDLSFVLPYRHLVNILEMLQALDRLAPGIYSRHTLLYGVEVKFYSHRIDVSPEMEAGVRNLFIVGDGAGVSRGLLQASASGILAARAIAKRIRDASSQRA, via the coding sequence ATGGAATACGAGGTTATCATAGTCGGAGCCGGACCGGGGGGAATTTTCGCGGCATTGACTCTCGCGGATCTGGGGATCGAGCCGGTACTCGTGATCGAGAAGGGAAAGGATCTGAGCGATCGCCGGCGGGGTAAATCTCAGGATATGCTTTGCGGCTGGGGAGGCGCGGGGGCGTACAGTGACGGCAAGCTGACGCTTTCCCCTGAAGTCGGCGGATTCCTGAACGATTACGTGGAACCGAATGCGCTCCGGGAGCTTCTTTCCCACACCGACGCGATCTATGTGGCCCATGGCGCCCCCGACCGATTGTACGGAGGATCTTCAGATGCCGTTAAAGATCTTGCCGACCGGGCACGGATTGCCGATCTGGAACTGGTGCCCATGCAAGTGCGGCATATCGGCACGGAAAACTGCTCTGTCGTTCTGCAGAGTCTGCAGCGATCCCTTACCGGCCGCGTGGATGTGCGCACCTGCACCCCCGTCGAGAAGCTCCTGACGGAAAACGGACAGATTTCCGGTGTGGAGCTCGCCAGTGGCCAGAGGATTCGAAGCCGATATGTTCTTGCGGCTCCGGGCCGCTCAGGTTCACGATGGATGAAAAGGGAAGCGGAGCTTCTGGGACTGAAGAACAGGCCGAGCCCGGTCGATATCGGCGTCCGGGTGGAACTGCCGGCAATTGTCCTCAAGGACATCACGGACGTCATCTATGAATCGAAGCTCATCCATTACTCAAAGACCTTCGACGACAAGGTTCGCACGTTCTGCATGAACCCCTACGGGGAAGTTGTATGCGAGGAATCGGGTGACGTGGCCGCGGTCAACGGCCACAGCTATACGGAGGCCAGAAGCGAGAACACGAATTTTGCCATTCTCGTAAGCAGCATATTCACGGAACCCTTCGATGATCCCATCGGTTACGGGCGCTATATCGCCAGGCTGGCGAACCTCCTGGGAAACGGAGTGATCGTTCAGAGGCTGGGAGACCTCCTTTCCGGTCGGCGCAGCACACCGTCACGCATAGCACGCTGCCTCACCCGCCCCACTCTTTCCAACGCCACTCCAGGCGACCTGAGTTTTGTTCTTCCTTACCGTCACCTGGTCAATATTCTTGAGATGCTTCAGGCGCTGGACAGACTTGCACCGGGGATTTACTCACGCCATACTCTTCTGTACGGGGTCGAAGTGAAATTCTATTCCCACAGGATCGATGTCTCACCGGAAATGGAAGCCGGCGTGCGCAACCTATTCATCGTCGGCGACGGAGCGGGTGTCTCCCGGGGACTGCTTCAGGCTTCCGCCAGCGGGATACTTGCCGCGAGAGCCATTGCAAAAAGGATTCGGGACGCCTCCAGTCAGAGGGCATAG
- a CDS encoding THUMP domain-containing protein, with protein MPEWNAVINIHDRGLKDAFDKLGSFGVLAKTSFLNVLLLKTDDIDNLLQKLREGMEEDPASWSFLSRLIPVTSTFTFQSPEEFEKRAKEVVLKWAPELADRSFYVRMRRRGFKGKLSSQDEERFLDTCLLDALEKAGRPGHITFHDPDALIVLETVGSWAGLSFWTREDLRRYPFIRTD; from the coding sequence ATGCCGGAATGGAATGCCGTCATCAACATCCATGACCGGGGCTTGAAGGACGCCTTTGATAAACTTGGCAGTTTCGGGGTTCTGGCCAAAACGTCCTTTCTCAATGTGCTGCTCCTGAAAACGGATGACATTGATAATCTTCTTCAGAAGCTCAGGGAAGGGATGGAGGAAGATCCCGCCTCCTGGTCTTTCCTTTCGCGGTTGATCCCGGTTACCTCGACCTTCACTTTTCAGTCACCCGAAGAATTCGAGAAACGCGCGAAGGAAGTGGTCCTGAAATGGGCCCCTGAACTGGCAGACAGGAGCTTTTACGTGCGAATGAGAAGGCGCGGGTTTAAAGGGAAACTGTCCAGCCAGGACGAAGAGCGCTTTCTCGACACCTGCCTTCTCGACGCGCTTGAAAAGGCAGGGAGACCGGGCCATATCACATTTCATGATCCGGACGCCCTGATCGTCCTCGAAACCGTCGGTTCATGGGCCGGCCTTTCTTTCTGGACCCGGGAGGATCTGCGCCGTTATCCTTTTATCCGGACAGATTGA